The following are from one region of the Sandaracinus amylolyticus genome:
- a CDS encoding VCBS repeat domain-containing M23 family metallopeptidase: protein MMRFALVTLALLALAIPASAQVRHRRPYAESYRLNYGFDNNGGGSGCDDYTCGGACYDGHTGSDFGTPLGTTVLASQSGRVIATHNGCANYGAVGNTCGGRCGNYVQIEHSDGSRSIYCHMRLDSLRVSTGQSVSCGQALGQSASSGSSSGPHLHYGYRRTASAASRDPYSGSCAGAATIWVSTGAYRDAPGTSCGCTPSAESCNGRDDDCDGRTDESLSRACSTECGAGTETCSGGSWGACSAPRPSAEVCNTRDDDCNGTPDDADVCEIDLLNAQPSVYAAPRTTDVNADGRADLCARGYGGVRCWRANGSGWDAPTAAIPWSDPSGWTDVTNYSTLRMGDVDGDGRADVCARANAGFLCALATADGFAAHTTWRDGISDENGWANPRFYTTIRLADVNGDRRDDLCARDNAGFGCWLSNGTSFDTRVEGPRWADASGWGAARHYGSIRTGDLNGDGLADVCARAAAGVECWLSDGNGFPTRVAGPEWSDALGWGAMRFWSTMRLADFDGDGRADLCARSSTDLRCARSLGTSFEPATIVAPLADGSGWDDLTNYATLRTGDVDADGADDLCVRSNAGIECYAWNRTEFVRLAGPEWSDESGWSAAKHHQTIRLADVNGDGLEDVCGRAVAGWRCHPSRGDGFGDAIVLDELRDDGSWSEPRYWTTILSAGHACRAEMEACNGRDDDCDGEIDEDARAEICNEVDDDCDGETDEDDVCVVIAPDGGVGGDGGIARGDAATSGGSGMVVGGCGCRAGGGGSGAGAWAAAIAIALAIARRRR, encoded by the coding sequence ATGATGCGCTTCGCGCTCGTCACGCTCGCGCTGCTCGCGCTCGCGATCCCAGCGTCCGCGCAGGTGCGCCACCGCCGCCCGTATGCGGAGTCCTATCGGCTCAACTACGGCTTCGACAACAACGGCGGCGGCTCGGGCTGCGACGACTACACGTGCGGCGGCGCTTGTTACGACGGGCACACCGGATCGGACTTCGGCACGCCGCTCGGCACCACCGTGCTCGCGTCGCAATCGGGCCGCGTGATCGCGACCCACAACGGCTGCGCGAACTACGGCGCGGTGGGCAACACCTGCGGCGGTCGCTGCGGCAACTACGTGCAGATCGAGCACAGCGACGGCTCGCGCTCGATCTACTGCCACATGCGCCTCGACTCGCTCCGCGTGAGCACCGGGCAGAGCGTCTCGTGCGGACAGGCGCTCGGTCAGAGCGCGTCGAGCGGGAGCAGCTCGGGCCCGCACCTGCACTACGGCTACCGGCGCACCGCGAGCGCGGCCTCGCGTGATCCCTACTCCGGCAGCTGCGCCGGCGCGGCGACGATCTGGGTCTCGACCGGCGCGTACCGCGATGCGCCGGGCACGAGCTGCGGCTGCACCCCGAGCGCCGAGTCGTGCAACGGGCGCGACGACGACTGCGACGGGCGCACCGACGAGTCGCTCTCGCGCGCGTGCTCGACCGAGTGCGGCGCGGGCACCGAGACGTGCTCCGGTGGCTCGTGGGGCGCGTGCAGCGCGCCGCGTCCTTCGGCCGAGGTCTGCAACACGCGCGACGACGACTGCAACGGCACGCCCGACGACGCCGACGTCTGCGAGATCGATCTGCTGAACGCGCAGCCGAGCGTGTACGCGGCACCCCGCACCACCGACGTGAACGCCGACGGACGCGCCGATCTCTGCGCGCGCGGCTACGGCGGCGTGCGCTGCTGGCGCGCGAACGGCAGCGGCTGGGACGCGCCCACCGCGGCGATCCCGTGGAGCGATCCCAGCGGCTGGACCGACGTCACGAACTACTCGACGTTGCGCATGGGCGACGTCGACGGCGACGGTCGCGCCGACGTCTGCGCCCGCGCCAACGCGGGCTTCCTCTGCGCGCTCGCCACCGCCGACGGCTTCGCCGCGCACACCACCTGGCGCGACGGGATCAGCGACGAGAACGGCTGGGCCAACCCGCGCTTCTACACGACGATCCGACTCGCCGACGTGAACGGCGATCGGCGCGACGATCTCTGCGCGCGCGACAACGCCGGCTTCGGGTGCTGGCTCTCGAACGGGACGAGCTTCGACACGCGCGTCGAGGGACCGCGCTGGGCCGACGCGAGCGGCTGGGGCGCGGCGCGCCACTACGGCTCGATCCGAACCGGCGACCTCAACGGCGATGGCCTCGCCGACGTGTGCGCGCGCGCTGCGGCGGGCGTCGAGTGCTGGCTCTCGGACGGCAACGGGTTCCCGACCCGCGTCGCCGGCCCGGAGTGGAGCGACGCGCTCGGATGGGGCGCGATGCGCTTCTGGAGCACGATGCGCCTCGCCGACTTCGACGGAGACGGGCGCGCCGATCTCTGCGCGCGCAGCAGCACCGATCTCCGGTGCGCGCGCTCGCTCGGCACCTCGTTCGAGCCCGCGACGATCGTCGCGCCGCTCGCCGACGGGAGCGGATGGGACGACCTCACGAACTACGCGACGCTGCGCACCGGCGACGTCGACGCCGACGGCGCCGACGATCTCTGCGTGCGCTCCAACGCCGGCATCGAGTGCTACGCGTGGAACCGCACCGAGTTCGTGCGCCTCGCGGGGCCCGAGTGGTCCGACGAGAGCGGATGGAGCGCCGCGAAGCACCACCAGACGATCCGCCTCGCCGACGTGAACGGCGACGGGCTCGAGGACGTGTGCGGTCGCGCGGTCGCGGGATGGCGCTGTCATCCCTCCCGCGGCGACGGGTTCGGCGACGCGATCGTGCTCGACGAGCTGCGCGACGACGGCAGCTGGAGCGAGCCGCGCTACTGGACGACGATCCTCTCCGCGGGCCACGCGTGCCGCGCCGAGATGGAGGCGTGCAACGGGCGCGACGACGACTGCGACGGCGAGATCGACGAGGACGCGCGCGCCGAGATCTGCAACGAGGTCGACGACGACTGCGACGGCGAGACCGACGAGGACGACGTGTGTGTCGTGATCGCGCCGGACGGCGGTGTCGGAGGAGACGGCGGGATCGCGCGCGGCGACGCCGCGACGAGCGGCGGAAGCGGCATGGTCGTGGGCGGATGTGGCTGTCGTGCGGGCGGTGGCGGCAGCGGCGCGGGAGCATGGGCCGCGGCGATCGCGATCGCGCTCGCGATCGCACGACGCAGGCGCTGA
- a CDS encoding TolB family protein produces the protein MLRIALVSCLVLALGACGRADAPAARESAPLLDDGEVLLDRRDDGATLIGRLVPVPEGSDADRVLTLGTSGLDGAFDGTAVLDARFVAGGLVVLRADHVLVAHRDGATIELDTQVEGPLSIAGTRVAYVRGEFPELELAIADARSGQARVLTQGMAPAWSPALSPDGSEIVFVSGVHGSPRLHRVDTRGGAPRALPPSERFPTAPVAPRWTADGTLHFEDERGPATIVIGEPDGVLEGAR, from the coding sequence ATGCTGCGGATCGCGCTCGTCTCCTGCCTCGTGCTCGCGCTCGGCGCGTGCGGCCGCGCCGATGCGCCGGCCGCGCGTGAGTCCGCGCCCCTCCTCGACGACGGCGAGGTCCTCCTCGATCGACGCGACGACGGCGCGACGCTGATCGGCCGGCTCGTGCCGGTGCCCGAGGGCTCCGACGCCGATCGCGTGCTCACGCTGGGCACCAGCGGGCTCGACGGGGCGTTCGACGGCACGGCGGTGCTCGACGCGCGCTTCGTCGCCGGTGGGCTGGTGGTGCTGCGCGCCGATCACGTGCTGGTCGCGCACCGCGACGGCGCGACCATCGAGCTCGACACCCAGGTCGAGGGCCCGCTCTCGATCGCCGGGACGCGTGTCGCCTACGTGCGCGGTGAGTTCCCCGAGCTCGAGCTCGCGATCGCCGACGCGCGCAGCGGCCAGGCGCGCGTGCTCACGCAGGGCATGGCCCCCGCGTGGTCGCCCGCGCTCTCGCCCGACGGCAGCGAGATCGTGTTCGTCTCGGGCGTGCACGGATCGCCGCGGCTCCATCGCGTCGACACCCGCGGCGGCGCGCCGCGCGCGCTCCCGCCGAGCGAGCGCTTCCCGACGGCCCCGGTCGCGCCGCGCTGGACCGCGGACGGCACCCTGCACTTCGAGGACGAGCGCGGCCCCGCGACGATCGTGATCGGCGAGCCCGACGGCGTGCTCGAGGGAGCGCGATGA
- a CDS encoding nidogen-like domain-containing protein, with protein MSRALIILAFAMPLVLVGCGESHAPEDDAGAPGIDGGAPPERDASQPPVDAHVPTSCVPGTMESASCGRCGTTERFCDTSGSWVYGECEGEGVCSPGETREMVCGDCGTQTETCSDACEWGAPSACEDEGECTPGERTRTDAGCAPGGTREAVCSAACVFEPIGECDGACDTPGLIEQVPCGTMCGTVERFCTAERRWMYDECVEAGVCVPGTTDTAPCGRCGTQARRCNSACAWAPAGECTGQGECTPGETTYSGTGCADFETRLRTCGATCTYDAGTCVAAQTELLGGLGDPEGIVAVGDDVSSPAIDLSAAFPSGLRIYGATYTTIFVNNNGNVSFGGALSTYSPVFPRTMPAVPAPLIAPWWGDVDTRGGGRPASNDVHWDIAGSRFVATWRLVGYFNSHVDLQNTFQVVLTDRSDVAPGDFDVEFRYTRCQWTTGDASSGTGGLGGDEASAGFEAGNATDYLALPGSGTPDVLDLCTTSNVGPPGLWRFQVRGGIPR; from the coding sequence ATGTCCCGCGCGCTGATCATCCTCGCGTTCGCCATGCCACTCGTGCTCGTCGGTTGCGGCGAGAGCCACGCCCCGGAGGACGACGCCGGCGCGCCGGGCATCGACGGAGGCGCGCCGCCGGAGCGCGATGCATCGCAGCCTCCGGTCGACGCCCACGTGCCCACGTCGTGCGTGCCCGGCACGATGGAGAGCGCGTCCTGCGGCCGCTGCGGGACGACCGAGCGCTTCTGCGACACCTCGGGATCGTGGGTGTACGGCGAGTGCGAGGGCGAGGGCGTGTGCTCGCCCGGCGAGACGCGCGAAATGGTGTGCGGCGACTGCGGCACCCAGACCGAGACCTGCAGCGACGCGTGCGAGTGGGGCGCGCCGAGCGCGTGCGAGGACGAAGGCGAGTGCACGCCCGGTGAGCGCACGCGCACCGACGCGGGGTGCGCGCCGGGCGGGACGCGCGAGGCCGTGTGCAGCGCCGCGTGTGTCTTCGAGCCGATCGGAGAGTGCGACGGCGCGTGCGACACGCCGGGCCTGATCGAGCAGGTGCCGTGCGGGACGATGTGCGGGACCGTCGAGCGCTTCTGCACCGCGGAGCGCCGCTGGATGTACGACGAGTGCGTCGAGGCCGGCGTGTGCGTGCCCGGCACGACCGACACCGCGCCGTGCGGCCGCTGCGGCACCCAGGCGCGCCGCTGCAACAGCGCGTGCGCGTGGGCGCCGGCGGGAGAGTGCACGGGCCAGGGCGAGTGCACGCCGGGCGAGACGACGTACTCGGGCACCGGGTGCGCCGACTTCGAGACCCGTCTCCGCACCTGCGGCGCGACCTGCACCTACGACGCGGGCACGTGTGTCGCGGCGCAGACCGAGCTGCTCGGCGGGCTCGGCGATCCCGAGGGCATCGTGGCGGTCGGTGACGACGTCTCGTCGCCCGCGATCGATCTGAGCGCTGCCTTCCCGAGCGGGCTGCGGATCTACGGCGCGACCTACACGACGATCTTCGTGAACAACAACGGCAACGTGTCGTTCGGGGGCGCGCTCTCGACCTACTCGCCGGTGTTCCCGCGGACGATGCCGGCCGTGCCCGCGCCGCTGATCGCGCCGTGGTGGGGCGACGTCGACACGCGCGGCGGAGGTCGCCCCGCATCGAACGACGTGCACTGGGACATCGCCGGATCGCGCTTCGTCGCGACGTGGCGCCTCGTCGGCTACTTCAACTCGCACGTCGATCTGCAGAACACCTTCCAGGTCGTGCTGACCGATCGCAGCGACGTCGCGCCCGGCGACTTCGACGTCGAGTTCCGATACACGCGGTGCCAGTGGACGACCGGCGACGCGAGCTCGGGCACCGGTGGCCTCGGCGGCGACGAGGCGAGCGCGGGCTTCGAGGCCGGGAACGCGACGGACTACCTCGCGCTGCCGGGCTCGGGGACGCCCGACGTGCTCGATCTGTGCACGACGTCGAACGTCGGCCCGCCCGGCCTCTGGCGCTTCCAGGTCCGCGGAGGCATCCCGCGCTGA
- a CDS encoding DUF790 family protein, translating to MLTPDLVHARRQKDELKLVGLGARREQAIELAEMVVELAKEHVGRPREELEQAWQAIEVEPRDRKLLDGMTKLVEDALVFDSEVGDDAPALRAEVFRRATEARRALGEDALLDRSAVLAEVAAEHGMDAERLDRALYGDLRSAHLLREMRAPGPRALVEGYDLAQAQAVLLRATKVVAVLEDIEPAAMRALFRKLKFLRLLYSIRAEGPGKWRLDIDGPFSLFESVTKYGLSLALALPAIASSGTHRIAADVRWGKERLPLRFVMEGPALGRDEIPARLSDEAEALRARIEDKGGAWSAEIADTILDLPGVGACVPDLVCTHRASGARVLVEVMGYWSRDAVWKRVELAEKGLPHPVLFCASERLRVSEAVLPDDAPAALLVFKGVIPIGALLEKLDALRKR from the coding sequence ATGCTGACGCCCGATCTGGTCCATGCGCGACGGCAGAAGGACGAGCTCAAGCTCGTCGGGCTGGGCGCGCGACGCGAGCAGGCGATCGAGCTCGCGGAGATGGTCGTCGAGCTCGCGAAGGAGCACGTCGGTCGTCCTCGCGAGGAGCTCGAGCAGGCGTGGCAGGCGATCGAGGTCGAGCCGCGCGATCGCAAGCTGCTCGACGGGATGACGAAGCTGGTCGAGGACGCGCTCGTCTTCGACAGCGAGGTCGGCGACGACGCGCCCGCGCTACGCGCCGAGGTGTTCCGTCGCGCGACCGAAGCACGTCGTGCGCTCGGCGAGGACGCGCTGCTCGATCGCTCCGCGGTGCTCGCGGAGGTCGCGGCCGAGCACGGGATGGACGCCGAGCGGCTCGATCGCGCGCTCTACGGGGATCTGCGCAGCGCGCACCTGCTGCGCGAGATGCGCGCGCCCGGACCGCGGGCGCTGGTCGAGGGATACGATCTCGCGCAGGCCCAGGCGGTGCTGCTGCGCGCGACGAAGGTCGTCGCGGTGCTCGAGGACATCGAGCCCGCGGCGATGCGCGCGCTCTTCCGCAAGCTGAAGTTCCTGCGGCTCCTCTACTCGATCCGCGCCGAGGGCCCGGGCAAGTGGAGGCTCGACATCGACGGGCCGTTCAGCCTCTTCGAGTCGGTCACGAAGTACGGCCTCTCGCTCGCGCTCGCGCTCCCCGCGATCGCATCGAGCGGCACCCACCGCATCGCGGCCGACGTGCGCTGGGGCAAGGAGCGCCTGCCGCTGCGCTTCGTGATGGAAGGACCGGCGCTGGGTCGCGACGAGATCCCGGCACGCCTGAGCGACGAGGCCGAGGCCCTGCGCGCGCGCATCGAGGACAAGGGCGGCGCGTGGAGCGCGGAGATCGCGGACACGATCCTCGATCTGCCCGGCGTCGGCGCGTGCGTGCCCGACCTCGTGTGCACGCATCGCGCGAGCGGCGCGCGCGTGCTCGTCGAGGTGATGGGCTACTGGAGCCGCGACGCGGTGTGGAAGCGCGTCGAGCTCGCGGAGAAGGGCCTGCCTCACCCGGTGCTCTTCTGCGCGAGCGAGCGACTGCGGGTGAGCGAGGCGGTGCTGCCCGACGATGCGCCCGCGGCGCTCCTGGTCTTCAAGGGCGTGATCCCGATCGGCGCGCTCCTCGAGAAGCTCGACGCGCTGCGAAAGCGGTGA
- a CDS encoding DEAD/DEAH box helicase family protein, with protein sequence MGVRLAFRSGTIEVHGLPEVTPSLPSVCVWDARTRSHRAPGIAYADVVLALKAAEIEVEDEARAYEEIEATPVIQREPRPYQREAIAAWKRARGRGVVVLPTGAGKTHVAVMGIELWKRSTLVIAPTLDLVRQWYDLLRATFDREIGLVGGGEHDVRPITVTTYDSAYMHVEHIGNRFGLVVFDECHHLPGPTYALAAQLAIAPFRLGLTATPERADGRETLLDELIGKTVYRRDIVELSGEFLADYDVVRIPVHLTPEERDEYEAERSVYRAFLAKSGIRMSQPDGWGKFIMLSARSAEGHRAMQAYRRQRELALTAPAKLDWVERLLHLHRHDRAILFTQDNATCYALSRRFLIPAITHQTKVKERSAILAGLSDGTYSAVATSKVLNEGVDVPDANVAIVVSGSGSVREHVQRLGRVLRKKEGKLATLYELVTADTGEAYTSERRRDHSAYAQSGRVRSLRG encoded by the coding sequence GTGGGCGTCCGACTCGCGTTCCGAAGCGGCACGATCGAGGTGCACGGGCTGCCCGAGGTCACACCCTCGCTGCCGTCCGTGTGCGTGTGGGACGCGCGCACGCGTTCGCATCGTGCGCCCGGCATCGCGTACGCGGACGTGGTGCTCGCGCTCAAGGCCGCCGAGATCGAGGTCGAGGACGAGGCGCGCGCGTACGAGGAGATCGAGGCGACGCCGGTGATCCAGCGCGAGCCGCGGCCCTACCAGCGCGAGGCGATCGCGGCGTGGAAGCGGGCGCGCGGGCGCGGCGTGGTCGTGCTGCCGACCGGCGCGGGCAAGACGCACGTCGCGGTGATGGGCATCGAGCTGTGGAAGCGATCGACGCTGGTGATCGCGCCGACCCTCGATCTCGTGCGCCAGTGGTACGACCTGCTGCGCGCGACGTTCGATCGCGAGATCGGCCTCGTCGGCGGCGGCGAGCACGACGTCCGGCCGATCACCGTGACCACCTACGACTCGGCGTACATGCACGTCGAGCACATCGGGAACCGCTTCGGGCTCGTCGTGTTCGACGAGTGCCATCACCTGCCGGGCCCGACCTACGCGCTCGCAGCGCAGCTCGCGATCGCACCGTTCCGCCTCGGGCTCACCGCGACGCCGGAGCGCGCCGACGGACGCGAGACGCTGCTCGACGAGCTGATCGGCAAGACCGTCTACCGACGCGACATCGTCGAGCTCTCGGGCGAGTTCCTCGCGGACTACGACGTGGTGCGCATCCCGGTGCACCTCACGCCGGAGGAGCGCGACGAGTACGAGGCCGAGCGCAGCGTCTACCGCGCGTTCCTCGCGAAGAGCGGCATCCGCATGAGCCAGCCCGACGGCTGGGGGAAGTTCATCATGCTCTCGGCCCGCAGCGCCGAGGGTCACCGCGCGATGCAGGCCTACCGCCGCCAGCGCGAGCTCGCGCTCACCGCGCCCGCGAAGCTCGACTGGGTCGAGCGCCTCCTCCACCTGCATCGTCACGATCGCGCGATCCTCTTCACGCAGGACAACGCGACCTGCTACGCGCTCTCGCGCCGCTTCCTGATCCCCGCGATCACCCATCAGACGAAGGTGAAGGAGCGCAGCGCGATCCTCGCGGGCCTCTCCGACGGGACGTACTCCGCGGTCGCGACGAGCAAGGTGCTGAACGAGGGCGTCGACGTGCCCGACGCGAACGTCGCGATCGTCGTGTCGGGCTCGGGCTCGGTGCGCGAGCACGTGCAGCGACTCGGGCGCGTGCTCCGCAAGAAGGAAGGCAAGCTCGCGACGCTCTACGAGCTCGTCACCGCGGACACCGGCGAGGCGTACACCAGCGAGCGCCGTCGCGATCACAGCGCGTACGCCCAGAGCGGTCGCGTGCGCTCGCTGCGAGGCTGA
- a CDS encoding DUF4476 domain-containing protein produces the protein MTATQAMGTRVALGISTLVLALAASVSPASAQEALADAQACYAGRFDRCAFAGDAYHEGTGVAVSFEMAAQLYRYGCNGGDMRSCRAMGWIHQQSPGHGVPTSLSESHRYYAMACTGGYALGCYDLGTLYWTGQGVPVSWPTGQSYYERACGMRHADACREVAYIYGRAMGVARDYQRMAALLRQACDLGNSTACQEMVDPVGAATRADAEEGTGSGGAGGAQAGQGGAPVIVVGMPEPQFQDLVQRFRRDTRTYAQIALARDLASGGVTLSCQQIATLMQTSAIDSTRVQLGTTLWPRAVDPQNFYLLPQALEYEGSRTLLRQQTGH, from the coding sequence GTGACGGCAACGCAGGCGATGGGCACTCGGGTGGCCCTCGGGATCTCGACGCTGGTGCTCGCGCTCGCGGCGTCGGTCTCGCCTGCCTCCGCGCAGGAAGCGCTCGCCGACGCGCAGGCCTGCTACGCGGGTCGCTTCGATCGCTGCGCGTTCGCGGGCGACGCGTACCACGAGGGCACCGGCGTCGCGGTGAGCTTCGAGATGGCGGCGCAGCTCTATCGCTACGGGTGCAACGGCGGCGACATGCGCTCGTGCCGCGCGATGGGGTGGATCCACCAGCAGAGCCCCGGGCACGGCGTGCCCACGAGCCTCTCGGAGTCGCACCGCTACTACGCGATGGCGTGCACCGGTGGGTACGCGCTCGGCTGCTACGACCTCGGCACGCTCTACTGGACGGGGCAGGGCGTGCCCGTGAGCTGGCCGACGGGCCAGTCGTACTACGAGCGCGCGTGCGGCATGCGCCACGCCGATGCGTGCCGCGAGGTCGCGTACATCTACGGGCGCGCGATGGGGGTCGCGCGCGACTACCAGCGCATGGCCGCGCTGCTGCGTCAGGCGTGCGACCTCGGCAACAGCACGGCGTGCCAGGAGATGGTCGATCCCGTCGGCGCGGCGACGCGTGCGGACGCGGAAGAGGGCACCGGGAGCGGCGGCGCTGGCGGCGCGCAGGCAGGGCAGGGCGGCGCGCCGGTGATCGTGGTCGGGATGCCGGAGCCGCAGTTCCAGGATCTCGTGCAGCGCTTCCGTCGCGACACCCGCACCTACGCGCAGATCGCGCTCGCGCGCGATCTCGCGAGCGGCGGCGTGACGCTGAGCTGCCAGCAGATCGCGACGCTGATGCAGACCAGCGCGATCGACAGCACGCGCGTGCAGCTGGGCACGACGCTGTGGCCGCGCGCGGTGGACCCGCAGAACTTCTACTTGTTGCCGCAGGCGCTCGAGTACGAAGGAAGCCGCACGCTGCTGCGGCAGCAGACGGGGCACTGA
- the queE gene encoding 7-carboxy-7-deazaguanine synthase — MAYSVKEIFYTLQGEGARAGRPAVFCRFAGCNLWTGREQDRARAVCQFCDTDFVGIDGTGGGRFADADALAGAVASKWPGGGAPYVVCTGGEPLLQLDVAAIDALHARGFEIAIETNGTLEVPPGVDWICVSPKAGAELVVREGNELKLVFPQEGLEPASLESLRFEHFYLQPMDDRTLVGPRAQRTSTKRAIEHCLAHPRWSLSLQTHKLLGIP; from the coding sequence ATGGCCTATTCGGTCAAGGAGATCTTCTACACGCTGCAGGGCGAGGGCGCGCGCGCCGGTCGTCCCGCCGTGTTCTGCCGCTTCGCGGGCTGCAACCTGTGGACGGGCCGCGAGCAGGACCGTGCGCGCGCGGTCTGCCAGTTCTGCGACACCGACTTCGTGGGGATCGACGGCACCGGCGGCGGGCGCTTCGCGGATGCCGATGCGCTCGCGGGCGCGGTCGCGTCGAAGTGGCCGGGCGGCGGCGCGCCCTACGTCGTGTGCACCGGGGGCGAGCCGCTCCTGCAGCTCGACGTGGCGGCGATCGACGCGCTGCACGCGCGCGGCTTCGAGATCGCGATCGAGACGAACGGCACGCTCGAGGTGCCGCCCGGCGTCGACTGGATCTGCGTGAGCCCGAAGGCGGGGGCGGAGCTCGTCGTGCGCGAGGGGAACGAGCTCAAGCTCGTGTTCCCGCAGGAGGGGCTCGAGCCCGCGTCGCTCGAGTCGCTGCGCTTCGAGCACTTCTATCTGCAGCCGATGGACGATCGCACGCTCGTCGGACCGCGCGCGCAGCGCACGAGCACGAAGCGCGCGATCGAGCACTGCCTCGCGCACCCGCGCTGGAGCCTCAGCCTCCAGACCCACAAGCTGTTGGGAATCCCGTGA
- the queD gene encoding 6-carboxytetrahydropterin synthase QueD, giving the protein MEIWKEFSFEAAHRLPNVPPDHKCARLHGHSYRVRLTVRGELDPQLGWVVDFDTIREAFEPVRAQLDHYYLNEIEGLSNPTSELLARWIWARTKPRLPQLARVEVMETCTSGARYEGA; this is encoded by the coding sequence ATGGAGATCTGGAAAGAGTTCTCGTTCGAGGCCGCGCACCGCCTCCCGAACGTGCCGCCCGATCACAAGTGCGCGCGCCTGCACGGGCACTCGTACCGCGTGCGCCTGACGGTGCGCGGCGAGCTCGATCCGCAGCTCGGCTGGGTCGTCGACTTCGACACGATCCGCGAGGCGTTCGAGCCGGTGCGCGCGCAGCTCGATCACTACTACCTGAACGAGATCGAAGGTCTCTCGAACCCGACGAGCGAGCTGCTCGCGCGATGGATCTGGGCGCGCACGAAGCCGCGCCTGCCGCAGCTCGCGCGCGTCGAGGTGATGGAGACCTGCACGAGCGGCGCGCGCTACGAAGGGGCCTGA